The DNA segment ACCCTCTGACTTGGGGTTGATGTTCATGCCGCCTGTTTTTCCTGCTCATTGGCACGTTTCGCAACCTGTTCTCATTGCGGACACCTTTTCCAGCCTCGTTTGGAAAGTTTCATTGCCAGACGGGACTCCTGCAATCGTCAAGGGATTGAAACCTATAGAAGACATTGCTGATGAACTGCGCGGGGCCGACTATCTGGTATGGCGCAATGGGAGGGGAGCAGTCCGGTTGCTCGGTCGTGAGAACAATCTGATGTTGCTCGAATATGCCGGGGAGCGAATGCTCTCTCACATCGTTGCCGAGCACGGCGACTACCAGGCGACCGAAATTGCAGCGGAACTAATGGCGAAGCTGTATGCCGCATCTGAGGAACCCCTGCCTTCTGCCCTTCTCCCGATCCGGGATCGCTTTGCAGCTTTGTTTCAGCGGGCGCGCGATGATCAAAACGCAGGTTGTCAAACTGACTACGTCCACGCGGCGATTATAGCCGATCAAATGATGAGCAATGCCTCGGAACTGCGTGGGCTACATGGCGATCTGCATCATGAAAACATCATGTTCTCCAGTCGCGGCTGGCTGGTGATAGATCCCGTCGGTCTGGTCGGTGAAGTGGGCTTTGGCGCCGCCAATATGTTCTACGATCCGGCTGACAGAGACGACCTTTGTCTCGATCCCAGACGCATTGCACAGATGGCGGACGCATTCTCTCGTGCGCTGGACGTCGATCCGCGTCGCCTGCTCGACCAGGCGTACGCTTATGGGTGCCTTTCCGCAGCTTGGAACGCGGATGGAGAAGAGGAGCAACGCGATCTAGCTATCGCGGCCGCGATCAAGCAGGTGCGACAGACGTCATACTAGATATCAAGCGACTTCTCCTATCCCCTCGGAACACATCAATCTTACCGGAGAATATCGTTGGCCAAAGCCTTAGCGTAGGATTTCGCCCTCTCCCGCAAACGACCCCATAAAGGTTGTCACAAGGCTGGCCCCGACCGCACATCAGGCCGGAGCCAGTCCTTGGAGATTTGGGTGACAATCCTCTATGCACCGCTGTGACTGTTGTCCTGGCTGAGCCCGCTCGCTGGCGTGTCCTCTTTACACGACACACCAGCCTCGTTCCGTTCGAGTGGGTCGCCCAATCATGAGCGACTTGAACATGGCATCTGCGCCCGTAGCTCCGGTCAAGGCTGCCCACCGCCAGCTGATGACCCAATCAAAAATAGATAAAAAAATTAAATCAGGCCGTGGAAGTGGAGTGAGAGATTCCTATAAACCATGGATCAAGGTGTGGGAAATCAAATCAAAGGGTGTCTCCCATATGATTGCGGGAGTTAAGATTTTCCGCACTCATCACCTGCTGTCCAATGCGGAGCGAGATTACCTCACTGTACTTGAGCACGACGCCTCGATCATTGATATCCGAGAGCAGTACCCCCTGCTTACACAGGCTGAGACTCAAGCAATTGCCTCAAGCATAAATTGTCGTCACCCTGTATATCCTGGTACGCAGATTCCTGTCGTTATGACGACGGACTTTCTCATCACCTTCTTGGATCCCTCTGGTGAAACGAGGTTAGCTGCTCGCTCAGTAAAATATAGAAAGGAATTTGAGCAGGCTGATCTTCATGTGCGGAATCGAATAGCTGAAAAGCTCGCTATTGAGGAAAAATACTGGTCAATGAGGGGCGTGGACTGGAAGCTGGTCCTGCACGAAAACCTCTCGAAGATTAGATTAGCGAACCTCAGAGTTCTCAGGACTTATGCCAATATCCATCCCTCGTTGCCGACTGAGAAAAATATAGGGAACTTACTTGAATACATCGCGGGGTCAAAGACGGATCAAATACCCTTAAAAGCTCTTTTGGAAAAGGCGTCACGTGATATCTATATTGACTATATGAGCGTGAAGCGGCTCTTCCATCACCTGCTATGGATCGGCCGTTTAGAGTCTGATCTTACCTCGAAAATAATAAGCTTGTCGCAGCCGTTGCACGTATGGCCGAGCCATCGGTCAGCGGCTTTGTCTCCGCCAACCGAGGTTTCTCATCATGCTTGATTTTCAAATTAACAGCATTTTTTCTCCCGGCGAAGAACCGAGCTTACTAAAAAAGGCGGTTAGGGTCTTAGGCATAAATAATGATACTGTTATCGTAATTGAGCTGAATATGAATCCAGGCAAGCCGTGGCAGATTGATAAGTCAATTTTAATTGACGAAATTGATTCAGGGCGCGCGGTCTTAAGTCCAGAAATGGTTCCTTTACATCTGCTCAGAAGCGACGATGAAATTAGTGAAAATGAAAAGGCGAGCCGAAATCGAAATTGGAGTCTTATAAGAAGTTTAGTAGAAGATCGCTCTGCCTTAGATATTCTTGGTCCTGGTTTTGGGAAGCTTGTTGCGACGCATGCCATAGAGACAGGGGTAGAGCGTAAGCAGATATACCGGCTTCTATAC comes from the Pseudomonas sp. StFLB209 genome and includes:
- a CDS encoding TnsA endonuclease N-terminal domain-containing protein; its protein translation is MASAPVAPVKAAHRQLMTQSKIDKKIKSGRGSGVRDSYKPWIKVWEIKSKGVSHMIAGVKIFRTHHLLSNAERDYLTVLEHDASIIDIREQYPLLTQAETQAIASSINCRHPVYPGTQIPVVMTTDFLITFLDPSGETRLAARSVKYRKEFEQADLHVRNRIAEKLAIEEKYWSMRGVDWKLVLHENLSKIRLANLRVLRTYANIHPSLPTEKNIGNLLEYIAGSKTDQIPLKALLEKASRDIYIDYMSVKRLFHHLLWIGRLESDLTSKIISLSQPLHVWPSHRSAALSPPTEVSHHA
- a CDS encoding aminoglycoside O-phosphotransferase APH(6)-Id, with product MFMPPVFPAHWHVSQPVLIADTFSSLVWKVSLPDGTPAIVKGLKPIEDIADELRGADYLVWRNGRGAVRLLGRENNLMLLEYAGERMLSHIVAEHGDYQATEIAAELMAKLYAASEEPLPSALLPIRDRFAALFQRARDDQNAGCQTDYVHAAIIADQMMSNASELRGLHGDLHHENIMFSSRGWLVIDPVGLVGEVGFGAANMFYDPADRDDLCLDPRRIAQMADAFSRALDVDPRRLLDQAYAYGCLSAAWNADGEEEQRDLAIAAAIKQVRQTSY